In a genomic window of Verrucomicrobiota bacterium:
- a CDS encoding sigma-70 family RNA polymerase sigma factor, whose product MNAEKIEQAGKAGGAGGASSTGQTAKVDEAGGARSVPDTELVRRTLDGDQEAYRALVSAYQNKVYGIAYGVIRNREDALDIAQEVFIKAFKKLRGFRGSSSFYTWIYRITINMAIDHARKKKHMVSVDYDEAILEVPSTDAGLQRPHVADPLESLERTELNETIMNAIMELPEEQRATVVLREIEDLSYAEIAAVLGCSIGTVMSRLHYGRKKLRQRLSGYLSAERGV is encoded by the coding sequence ATGAACGCGGAGAAGATCGAGCAAGCCGGGAAGGCCGGCGGCGCCGGCGGAGCCAGCAGCACTGGCCAGACCGCCAAGGTCGATGAGGCCGGGGGCGCCCGCAGTGTCCCCGACACCGAGCTCGTCCGGCGCACGCTCGACGGCGACCAGGAGGCCTACCGGGCGCTCGTGAGCGCCTACCAGAACAAGGTCTACGGCATCGCCTACGGCGTGATCCGCAACCGCGAGGACGCGCTCGACATCGCCCAGGAGGTCTTCATTAAGGCCTTCAAGAAACTGCGCGGCTTTCGCGGCTCCTCGAGCTTCTACACGTGGATCTATCGGATCACGATCAATATGGCCATCGACCATGCGCGAAAGAAGAAACATATGGTCAGCGTCGACTACGACGAGGCTATTCTCGAAGTGCCGTCGACAGACGCCGGCCTGCAGCGGCCGCACGTGGCCGACCCGCTCGAATCGCTTGAGCGGACAGAACTCAATGAGACGATCATGAACGCGATCATGGAACTCCCGGAAGAACAGCGGGCCACGGTCGTCCTGCGCGAGATCGAGGACCTGAGCTACGCCGAGATCGCCGCCGTGCTCGGCTGCTCGATCGGCACGGTCATGTCGCGCCTGCACTACGGGCGCAAGAAGCTCCGGCAGAGACTGAGCGGCTACCTCAGTGCCGAGCGAGGTGTGTAA